A DNA window from Flavisolibacter ginsenosidimutans contains the following coding sequences:
- a CDS encoding RagB/SusD family nutrient uptake outer membrane protein, with amino-acid sequence MKKLAYFVIIALAFVVVSCTKDLNQTPLSSATTQTFYAAPADFIQAVNAAYNSLRGYPDRLLNLSEIRSDNIYGVSVTVRDWDPINNFLPGIASNAYVEDAWSSDFSGIFKANTVLDQLKKNGANAGSAALATRLQAEAQFLRAFYYFELVRYFGKMPVIDHPVTAAEANTIARSSVTDVYKLIIADLQFAAANLPANYSGTFPAYTSTDVGRATKWAAESLLALVYMTRSGPTYNIEGPGLGLNEWSLALPLIQDVLSNSGYGFNTNYANIFSYSNQSPTPAGNKEAIFDVMYMSGQNPTLGATYVWGLTPNTYFSSLGSNSNANGSLEIIPVSNNLLNSYETGDVRKPVTIYTAGYTFQGTTETRPFYKKWLDITKIPTASRFDWAENFIAIRYTDVLMWKAECILHGAPGSQSDVDAIVNQVRARAGLSAKSNVTLAQLYDERRREFADEGLRWFDLQRSGNLVTVMNAWIASEDTQNRMKQVTNNYVIYPVPQSQLDAAPGLYGQNPGY; translated from the coding sequence ATGAAAAAACTTGCATACTTCGTTATTATAGCTTTGGCCTTTGTGGTTGTTTCCTGCACAAAGGATTTGAATCAAACGCCTTTGTCGTCTGCAACGACGCAAACCTTCTATGCGGCGCCTGCTGATTTCATTCAGGCAGTGAACGCGGCCTACAATTCGCTTCGTGGCTATCCCGACCGTTTGCTGAATCTTTCCGAAATCCGTTCCGATAATATTTACGGTGTTTCGGTAACGGTACGCGACTGGGATCCAATCAACAACTTCCTGCCCGGCATTGCTTCCAATGCTTACGTGGAAGATGCCTGGAGTTCGGATTTCAGCGGCATTTTCAAAGCCAATACCGTTCTTGATCAGTTGAAGAAAAATGGCGCCAATGCCGGTTCTGCTGCACTGGCTACACGCCTGCAGGCCGAAGCGCAATTCCTGCGTGCATTTTATTATTTTGAATTGGTAAGATACTTTGGAAAAATGCCGGTTATTGATCATCCCGTAACAGCGGCAGAAGCAAACACCATTGCCCGCAGCTCTGTGACCGATGTATATAAGTTGATCATTGCCGATCTTCAGTTTGCCGCGGCAAACCTACCGGCCAATTACAGCGGAACGTTTCCTGCTTACACGTCTACGGATGTGGGAAGGGCAACAAAATGGGCCGCCGAATCTTTGCTGGCTTTGGTGTACATGACGCGTTCGGGACCAACCTACAACATTGAAGGACCGGGCTTGGGACTGAATGAATGGAGTCTTGCTCTACCATTGATTCAGGATGTTCTTTCGAACAGTGGTTATGGCTTCAATACAAACTACGCAAACATTTTTTCGTACAGCAACCAAAGCCCCACGCCTGCCGGAAACAAGGAAGCCATCTTTGACGTGATGTACATGTCGGGACAAAATCCAACATTGGGCGCTACGTATGTTTGGGGCCTTACGCCGAACACCTATTTCAGTTCCTTGGGCAGCAATTCAAACGCAAACGGCAGCCTCGAGATCATCCCGGTTTCAAACAATTTGTTGAACTCTTACGAAACTGGCGACGTGCGCAAACCAGTTACGATTTATACGGCCGGTTATACTTTTCAGGGAACAACGGAAACACGTCCTTTTTACAAGAAATGGCTGGACATTACCAAGATTCCAACCGCAAGCCGTTTTGATTGGGCTGAGAACTTTATTGCCATTCGCTATACTGATGTATTGATGTGGAAAGCCGAATGCATTTTGCACGGCGCACCGGGTTCGCAGAGTGATGTTGACGCCATTGTGAACCAGGTAAGAGCAAGGGCTGGTTTGTCTGCGAAGAGCAACGTTACACTGGCACAGCTTTACGACGAACGAAGAAGAGAATTTGCCGACGAAGGCTTGCGTTGGTTTGACTTGCAGCGCAGCGGTAATTTGGTTACCGTTATGAACGCATGGATTGCTTCGGAAGACACGCAGAACCGGATGAAGCAAGTAACCAATAATTACGTCATCTATCCCGTGCCGCAGTCGCAGTTAGATGCCGCGCCGGGATTGTACGGGCAGAATCCAGGGTATTAA
- a CDS encoding SusC/RagA family TonB-linked outer membrane protein has product MKKSFVSLQRTLVLFLLLFTTTLSFAQNKFPVTGRVTDNNGQPVEGVTVQESGTKNIAITKKDGTFSINTASASATLQLSSVGFESQQVPVNNQSQISVSLKPSTGSLEDVVVIGYGTQKKRDVTGAVSKFNARNLDERPIQRVDQALVGQLAGVTVKQNTGIPGKGFSVQVRGAGSISSGNEPLYVIDGFPLAQNSSNSGNGNYSTGNPLDNINPDDIESIEVLKDAAAAAIYGSRASNGVVLITTKKGQIGKPRISVNAYTGYQEASKKLKMLNGEQWIDRATEMINAAYVLKYGAQGATANDDPDTRRAKIGLAAGQINTAYMIDPRWAVPGHPGLTYHDWQSEIERKGLTQNYDVSASGGNESVRYYLSGNYANQQSFIRDVDYKAYSARANVDITASKYLKFGINIAPTYSITHDPGVEGKDNIFHQALSMTPLQEDSVGQYPNIGKNATYFWSNSSNGSLGKLENIVGLSKRYRTLGTIYGELQIIKGLNFRTTLNLDNTDNISNGYTPYVVTGTQASRTFNGTNNLLSATSGSYSSYRRQTFVNENTLTYTTRFNEVHSLSALAGYSYNMERLDRTQLNSSGGYTNAAVQTLNAAAAVTGNTTSTKNVLLSTFGRVQYGYKDKYLVSASLRSDGSSRFGSNNKYGIFPSASLGWRMTEENFMKALPVISDFKLRFSFGENGNNQIPDYDVPTLGSYGYVFGSTPTAAIGQAPNVISNPDLKWEKSKTYDAGFDFGILRNRITGSFDYYNKLSTDLLLNVQVPAVTGFASALQNIGAVRNIGEELEITSRNMVGKFQWNTTLNVSHNKNTVEALGPGQTQIIIPNGFDVTDAILRVGQPLNSIYVVKQIGFLTADDIAKKVAVYNSVETVGDPKYQDLNGDGIITEADKQIVGHPNPNYIFGMTNTFRYKGFDLSVLVQGQTGGSIYSLLGRAITRTGQGFTDNAPEAYINRWRSPDNQGAGRFSKAYSTFGFIANTDWLYSSDYVRVRNITLGYNLKSAWKTSAIQGARVYLSLENFFGWDKYYNGLNPEAANTTISSNGSYPEAGDYGGLPLPKSLVLGLNITF; this is encoded by the coding sequence ATGAAGAAATCTTTCGTTTCTCTACAAAGAACTCTCGTTCTTTTTCTTCTGCTTTTTACCACAACGTTATCCTTCGCACAAAACAAGTTTCCGGTAACGGGACGGGTAACCGACAACAACGGGCAACCGGTTGAAGGTGTAACTGTGCAGGAAAGCGGAACGAAGAACATTGCTATCACAAAAAAAGACGGCACGTTTTCTATCAACACGGCTTCGGCATCAGCAACGCTTCAACTTAGTTCCGTTGGTTTTGAAAGCCAGCAGGTGCCGGTGAACAATCAATCACAAATTTCGGTTTCGTTGAAGCCATCAACCGGTTCGTTGGAAGACGTTGTTGTGATTGGTTACGGCACGCAAAAGAAAAGAGACGTGACCGGTGCGGTTTCAAAATTTAATGCACGAAATCTTGATGAGCGTCCTATTCAACGCGTTGACCAAGCCTTGGTAGGTCAACTCGCCGGCGTTACGGTAAAACAGAATACCGGCATCCCCGGCAAAGGTTTTAGCGTACAGGTTCGCGGTGCCGGTTCCATCAGCAGCGGCAATGAACCGCTGTACGTTATTGACGGTTTTCCGCTGGCCCAAAACTCAAGCAATTCGGGCAATGGAAACTATTCAACCGGCAACCCGCTTGACAACATCAACCCAGATGACATTGAAAGCATAGAAGTATTGAAAGACGCAGCCGCGGCCGCTATCTACGGTTCGAGAGCGTCGAACGGCGTGGTACTCATCACCACGAAAAAAGGACAGATTGGCAAGCCAAGAATAAGTGTGAATGCCTACACCGGCTACCAGGAAGCAAGCAAGAAATTAAAGATGCTGAACGGCGAGCAATGGATTGATCGTGCCACCGAAATGATCAACGCGGCTTATGTACTTAAGTACGGCGCTCAAGGCGCAACGGCCAATGATGATCCCGATACACGCCGAGCGAAAATCGGTTTGGCTGCGGGTCAAATCAACACGGCTTATATGATTGATCCGCGTTGGGCCGTTCCGGGCCATCCGGGCTTAACCTATCACGATTGGCAAAGCGAGATCGAACGAAAAGGATTGACGCAGAACTACGACGTGTCGGCAAGCGGTGGCAACGAATCGGTGCGTTATTATCTCTCAGGCAACTATGCCAATCAACAAAGCTTTATTCGCGATGTTGATTACAAAGCTTATTCGGCAAGAGCCAACGTTGACATCACGGCTTCTAAGTATCTTAAATTCGGAATCAACATTGCGCCCACCTATTCCATCACGCATGATCCGGGTGTGGAAGGAAAGGACAATATTTTTCACCAGGCGTTGAGCATGACGCCGCTGCAGGAAGACTCGGTGGGCCAGTATCCCAACATTGGCAAAAACGCAACGTATTTCTGGAGCAACAGTTCAAACGGTTCGCTGGGCAAACTCGAGAACATCGTGGGTCTCAGCAAACGTTACCGCACACTTGGTACGATTTACGGTGAACTGCAAATTATCAAAGGTTTGAATTTTAGAACAACCTTGAACCTTGACAACACCGATAACATTTCAAACGGTTACACGCCGTACGTCGTTACCGGTACGCAAGCCAGCCGGACCTTCAATGGAACAAACAATTTGCTGTCCGCAACATCGGGTTCTTACAGCAGCTATCGCCGCCAAACGTTTGTAAACGAAAACACGTTGACGTACACAACGCGTTTCAACGAAGTTCACAGTCTGAGCGCATTGGCCGGTTATTCGTACAACATGGAGCGTTTGGATAGAACGCAGTTGAATTCAAGCGGTGGCTACACCAACGCTGCCGTGCAAACGTTGAATGCTGCCGCTGCTGTTACGGGCAACACCACTTCAACAAAAAACGTTTTGCTGTCCACCTTTGGCCGCGTACAATATGGCTACAAGGATAAATACCTTGTATCGGCAAGCTTGCGTTCGGATGGTTCTTCGCGTTTTGGTTCAAACAACAAATACGGCATTTTCCCTTCCGCTTCTCTTGGCTGGCGCATGACGGAAGAAAATTTTATGAAAGCATTGCCCGTCATCAGCGACTTCAAACTGCGGTTTAGCTTTGGCGAAAACGGTAACAACCAGATTCCCGATTACGATGTTCCTACTCTCGGTTCTTATGGTTATGTTTTCGGTTCCACACCAACGGCTGCCATTGGACAGGCCCCGAACGTCATTTCAAACCCAGATCTCAAATGGGAAAAATCAAAAACCTATGATGCCGGTTTTGACTTTGGTATTTTACGCAACCGCATTACAGGTTCGTTCGATTATTACAATAAGCTTAGCACCGATCTTTTGCTGAACGTACAGGTTCCGGCGGTAACGGGTTTTGCCAGTGCGCTGCAAAACATCGGTGCGGTTCGGAATATTGGAGAAGAGTTAGAGATCACCTCTCGCAACATGGTAGGCAAGTTTCAATGGAACACAACCTTGAACGTAAGCCACAATAAGAACACCGTTGAAGCTTTAGGCCCCGGCCAAACGCAGATCATTATTCCGAACGGCTTTGACGTAACCGATGCCATCCTTCGTGTAGGACAGCCTTTGAACAGCATTTACGTGGTGAAGCAAATTGGTTTTCTGACCGCCGATGACATTGCCAAAAAAGTTGCCGTTTACAACAGCGTTGAAACCGTTGGCGATCCAAAATACCAGGACTTAAACGGCGACGGCATCATTACCGAAGCCGACAAGCAAATTGTTGGGCATCCCAATCCCAATTATATTTTCGGAATGACGAACACCTTTCGTTACAAAGGTTTTGATTTAAGCGTACTGGTACAAGGGCAAACCGGCGGCTCCATTTATTCCCTGTTGGGACGAGCCATTACCCGTACGGGCCAAGGCTTTACCGACAACGCACCGGAGGCCTACATCAACCGCTGGCGTTCGCCCGACAATCAAGGCGCCGGACGTTTCAGTAAGGCCTATTCAACCTTTGGTTTTATTGCCAACACCGATTGGTTGTATTCTTCCGATTACGTTCGCGTTCGCAACATTACTCTTGGCTATAACCTGAAATCAGCTTGGAAGACATCGGCGATACAAGGCGCAAGGGTTTATCTCTCGTTGGAGAACTTTTTCGGCTGGGACAAATATTACAACGGCTTAAACCCCGAAGCGGCCAACACCACCATCAGCTCCAACGGTTCTTATCCCGAAGCGGGTGATTACGGCGGTTTGCCCTTGCCAAAGTCGCTTGTGTTGGGCTTAAACATTACTTTCTAA